A DNA window from Pseudomonas resinovorans NBRC 106553 contains the following coding sequences:
- a CDS encoding SCO family protein codes for MRIPGIHWLALILLALATSGAGLWLAPASRPVSSAPWGRDYFPNTALIDQDGNHLRFFDDLIEGKVVAINFIFTSCGDTCPLETARLRQVQKLLGESVGRDIHFYSISIDPLHDTPEVLKAYARKFQVAPGWQFLTGDYDDITQLREKLGLLVPGDDPGNLKQHNLSLVVGNQATGEWMKVSPFENPYILADKLGNGLQNWRRSNAGSQSYAEAPVIRPPSNGEQLFRTRCSACHTLGPQDGELGALRSVGPDLLGVTHQRDRAWLIRWLKEPDRMLAENDPLASELFRQFNQVAMPNLQLGEMDIQALLQYLDDETRRQAQR; via the coding sequence ATGCGCATTCCAGGCATCCACTGGCTGGCCCTCATCCTGCTGGCGCTGGCCACCAGCGGCGCCGGCCTCTGGCTGGCACCGGCCAGCCGCCCCGTCTCATCCGCCCCCTGGGGCCGCGACTACTTCCCCAACACCGCCCTGATCGACCAGGACGGCAACCACCTGCGCTTCTTCGACGACCTGATCGAGGGCAAGGTGGTGGCGATCAACTTCATCTTCACCAGCTGCGGCGATACCTGCCCGCTGGAAACCGCGCGCCTGCGCCAGGTGCAGAAGCTGCTGGGCGAGTCGGTCGGGCGGGATATCCACTTCTACTCCATCAGCATCGACCCGCTGCACGACACCCCCGAGGTGCTCAAGGCCTATGCGCGGAAATTCCAGGTGGCGCCGGGCTGGCAGTTCCTCACCGGCGACTACGACGACATCACCCAGCTGCGGGAGAAGCTCGGCCTGCTGGTGCCCGGCGACGATCCGGGCAACCTCAAGCAGCACAACCTCAGCCTGGTGGTGGGCAACCAGGCCACCGGCGAATGGATGAAGGTCTCGCCCTTCGAGAACCCCTACATCCTCGCCGACAAGCTCGGCAACGGCCTGCAGAACTGGCGCCGCTCCAACGCCGGCAGCCAGAGCTACGCCGAGGCCCCGGTGATCCGCCCGCCCTCCAACGGCGAGCAGCTGTTCCGCACCCGCTGCAGCGCCTGCCACACCCTCGGCCCCCAGGACGGCGAGCTGGGCGCACTGCGCAGCGTCGGCCCCGACCTGCTCGGCGTGACCCACCAACGCGACCGCGCCTGGCTCATCCGCTGGCTGAAGGAACCCGACCGCATGCTCGCCGAAAACGACCCGCTGGCCAGCGAACTCTTCCGCCAGTTCAACCAGGTGGCCATGCCCAACCTGCAACTGGGCGAGATGGATATCCAGGCGCTGCTCCAGTACCTGGACGACGAAACCCGGCGCCAGGCGCAGCGCTGA
- a CDS encoding OprD family porin: MTAMPDYKSLASQGAVLLGSVLLTLPMSAAAEEGGFFDDDSLTLLNRNYYFNRSAQDGRPNRRDWSHGLMLDYSSGFTRGTVGFGLDAFAYLGLKLDASPGKSGTFNLSIRDDGSVADDYGKAGAALKLRVSATELRIGEQHVDTPVFAVGHNRLIPQTATGVALDSRELKGLTLQAGHFTSATGHVTTGSDGDLWALYAGVTTPSVDYAGGRYQFSPDLSASLYTARFEDIWNQYYLELAGSRELDRGRRLGAELNLYRSLDTGRARAGSIDNTTLGLSGWYQVGAQRFTLAMQNIDGNTPFDFLAVGAVNRNGQNGRDKAGPVRLPNAVQYSDFNGPNERSWQLRYDLDMAAFGAPGLNLMGRWLRGSGIDGTHLPANSPYAGRWGDGGKHRETNLEARYVVQSGAAKGLSFRLRQTWHRGNPAQGEGNIDEFRVITDYPLDLI, encoded by the coding sequence ATGACCGCCATGCCCGACTACAAGAGCCTCGCCAGCCAAGGCGCCGTACTGCTCGGCTCCGTTCTTCTCACCCTGCCTATGTCCGCAGCGGCCGAGGAGGGCGGCTTCTTCGACGACGACAGCCTGACCCTTCTCAACCGCAACTACTACTTCAACCGCAGCGCCCAGGATGGCCGGCCGAACCGCCGGGACTGGAGCCATGGCCTGATGCTCGACTACAGCTCCGGTTTCACCCGGGGCACCGTTGGCTTCGGCCTGGATGCCTTCGCCTACCTGGGCCTGAAGCTGGACGCCTCGCCCGGCAAGAGCGGCACCTTCAACCTGTCGATCCGCGATGACGGCAGCGTGGCCGATGACTACGGCAAGGCCGGCGCCGCGCTGAAGCTGCGGGTGTCCGCCACGGAGTTGCGCATCGGCGAGCAGCATGTGGATACCCCGGTATTCGCCGTGGGCCACAACCGGCTGATCCCGCAGACCGCCACCGGCGTCGCCCTGGACAGCCGGGAGCTGAAAGGCCTGACCCTGCAGGCCGGGCATTTCACCTCGGCCACCGGCCATGTCACCACCGGCAGCGACGGCGATCTCTGGGCCCTCTATGCCGGCGTCACCACGCCCTCGGTCGATTACGCGGGCGGGCGCTACCAGTTCAGCCCGGACCTTTCCGCCAGCCTCTACACCGCGCGCTTCGAGGACATCTGGAACCAGTACTACCTGGAGCTTGCCGGTAGCCGCGAACTGGACAGGGGCCGCCGCCTGGGCGCCGAGCTCAACCTCTACCGCAGCCTCGACACGGGCCGTGCCCGTGCCGGCAGCATCGACAACACCACCCTGGGGCTCAGCGGCTGGTACCAGGTGGGCGCGCAGCGCTTCACCCTGGCCATGCAGAACATCGACGGCAATACGCCGTTCGACTTCCTCGCGGTGGGCGCCGTCAACCGCAATGGCCAGAATGGCCGGGACAAGGCCGGGCCCGTGCGCCTGCCCAACGCCGTGCAGTACTCCGACTTCAACGGCCCCAACGAGCGCTCCTGGCAGCTGCGCTACGACCTCGACATGGCCGCCTTCGGCGCGCCCGGCCTCAACCTGATGGGGCGCTGGCTACGTGGTTCGGGCATCGACGGCACCCACTTGCCAGCCAACAGCCCCTACGCCGGGCGCTGGGGCGATGGCGGCAAGCACCGCGAAACCAACCTGGAGGCGCGCTACGTGGTGCAATCCGGCGCCGCCAAGGGGCTGAGCTTCCGCCTGCGGCAGACCTGGCACCGGGGCAACCCGGCCCAGGGCGAGGGCAATATCGACGAGTTCCGCGTGATCACCGACTACCCCCTCGACCTCATCTGA
- a CDS encoding multicopper oxidase domain-containing protein: MALDLYAAVAVPLDLFGPPPADDPSHFSGPPKNSQAALEALETAAPANSGALELPNGVTGDRDATRVDNVLPPSRQTSFNYPTNGQPSPLFGAQPFSQQMMLFEVFGLEKLDPTSPPQSLPFPAPSLGAAPEQDPGDVSRSGPSGADLDDFLGQPGLAPFPTQYADTLDRNPWSPEIEDFLHRNIAGSAEGRPPGMGWSHQRWNEFYPQVEIKTAQAGARTNGGVRDQYQRHQYGEGEFGPGGLYYNTAGLPYTNGTTRGIQPRFHPNMPVQDHNALWTFDGTFPPKLMMVRYGQPILMRHYNALPIDPAANRGFGLHTITTHEHNGHTPAESDGYASAFFFPGQYYDYRWPIQLAGYDTINTSATDPHAAFPCDDGETLWVNDAHPGMKTCQNGKIQIRGDWRETMSTHWFHDHMQDFTAQNVYKGNAAMMNYYSAVDRGNEAFDDGVNLRLPSGTGLSWGNRDYDVNLLVADKAWDQQGQLWFNPFNTDGFLGDQVLVNWQYKPWFDVRARSYRFRILNGSVSRYLKLAIVREIKGTSGEFQGPKGSGVSYARVPFHMIANDGNIMEHAVPFDGTMDLDRDGNLKDHFGILPIQGIAERYDIVVNFARNGVKAGDKLYFVNVLEHETGKGAKQEIALADILSEKYKAVIKQTSKGPAWDKGDPGVGRFLELRVQPYSGQDLAMNPADYEPAKPGKAAGKVMIPLTLHADNASDRQLLSQTRHRSFEFGRSNGTDETPWTIKTDGGQGYNMDPRRISAAPQLANGPTPAGYAGAGTLEIWKIKNGGGGWSHPVHVHFEEGVILSRGGLPPPEWEKWARKDVYRIGEDSETQQEVEMAVHFREFAGTYMEHCHNTQHEDNSMLLRWDIEHPGQVQLMPTPLPSWDGVSYVDSVALPTFRSGDGTGQTSR; the protein is encoded by the coding sequence ATGGCGCTGGATCTCTACGCCGCGGTCGCCGTTCCCCTGGACCTGTTCGGGCCGCCGCCTGCGGACGACCCCTCGCACTTCAGCGGTCCACCGAAGAACTCCCAGGCGGCACTGGAGGCACTGGAGACCGCCGCCCCGGCCAATTCCGGCGCCCTCGAGTTGCCCAACGGGGTAACCGGCGACCGCGACGCCACCCGGGTCGACAACGTGTTGCCGCCGTCGCGGCAGACCTCCTTCAACTACCCCACCAACGGCCAGCCGAGCCCGCTCTTCGGCGCCCAGCCCTTCAGCCAGCAGATGATGCTGTTCGAAGTCTTCGGCCTGGAAAAACTCGACCCCACCTCCCCGCCGCAATCCCTCCCCTTCCCAGCGCCGAGCCTGGGCGCCGCGCCGGAACAGGACCCGGGTGACGTCTCGCGCAGCGGCCCGTCCGGCGCGGACCTCGACGACTTCCTCGGCCAGCCGGGCCTGGCGCCCTTCCCGACCCAGTACGCCGATACCCTGGACCGCAACCCCTGGAGTCCGGAGATCGAGGACTTCCTGCACCGCAACATAGCGGGCTCCGCGGAGGGTCGCCCTCCAGGCATGGGCTGGTCGCACCAGCGCTGGAACGAGTTCTACCCGCAAGTGGAAATCAAGACGGCCCAGGCCGGCGCCCGCACCAACGGCGGTGTCCGCGACCAGTACCAGCGGCACCAGTACGGCGAAGGGGAATTCGGGCCGGGCGGGCTCTACTACAACACCGCCGGCCTGCCCTACACCAACGGCACCACCCGTGGCATCCAGCCGCGCTTCCACCCCAACATGCCGGTGCAGGACCACAACGCCCTGTGGACCTTCGACGGCACCTTCCCGCCCAAGCTGATGATGGTCCGCTATGGCCAGCCGATCCTGATGCGCCACTACAACGCGCTGCCCATCGACCCGGCGGCCAACCGCGGCTTCGGCCTGCACACCATCACCACCCATGAACACAACGGCCACACCCCGGCCGAAAGCGACGGCTACGCCAGCGCCTTCTTCTTCCCCGGCCAGTACTACGACTACCGCTGGCCGATCCAGCTGGCCGGCTACGACACCATCAACACCAGCGCCACCGACCCCCACGCGGCCTTCCCCTGCGATGACGGCGAAACCCTCTGGGTCAACGACGCCCATCCGGGCATGAAGACCTGCCAGAACGGCAAGATCCAGATTCGCGGCGACTGGCGGGAAACCATGAGCACCCACTGGTTCCACGACCACATGCAGGATTTCACCGCGCAGAACGTCTACAAGGGCAACGCCGCGATGATGAACTACTACAGCGCCGTGGACCGGGGCAACGAAGCCTTCGACGACGGCGTCAACCTGCGCCTGCCCAGCGGCACCGGCCTGTCCTGGGGCAACCGCGACTACGACGTCAACCTGCTGGTGGCCGACAAGGCCTGGGATCAGCAGGGCCAGCTGTGGTTCAACCCCTTCAACACCGACGGCTTCCTCGGCGACCAGGTGCTGGTCAACTGGCAGTACAAGCCCTGGTTCGACGTACGCGCCCGCAGCTACCGCTTCCGCATCCTCAACGGCTCGGTGTCGCGCTACCTCAAGCTCGCCATCGTGCGCGAGATCAAGGGCACCAGCGGCGAATTCCAGGGGCCCAAGGGCTCGGGGGTTTCCTATGCGCGGGTGCCGTTCCACATGATCGCCAACGACGGCAACATCATGGAACACGCCGTGCCCTTCGACGGCACCATGGACCTGGACCGCGACGGCAACCTCAAGGATCACTTCGGCATCCTGCCCATCCAGGGCATCGCCGAGCGCTATGACATCGTGGTCAATTTCGCCAGGAACGGCGTCAAGGCCGGGGACAAGCTCTACTTCGTCAACGTCCTCGAGCATGAAACCGGCAAGGGCGCCAAGCAGGAAATCGCCCTGGCCGACATCCTCTCCGAGAAGTACAAGGCGGTGATCAAGCAGACCAGCAAGGGCCCCGCCTGGGACAAGGGCGATCCTGGTGTGGGCCGCTTCCTCGAACTGCGCGTGCAACCCTACAGCGGACAGGACCTGGCGATGAACCCGGCGGACTACGAGCCGGCCAAACCGGGCAAGGCCGCCGGCAAGGTGATGATCCCCCTGACCCTGCACGCCGATAACGCCAGCGACCGCCAGCTGCTGAGCCAGACGCGCCACCGCAGCTTCGAGTTCGGCCGCAGCAACGGCACCGACGAGACCCCCTGGACCATCAAGACCGACGGCGGCCAGGGCTACAACATGGACCCACGGCGCATCTCCGCCGCCCCGCAACTGGCCAATGGCCCGACGCCGGCCGGCTACGCGGGCGCCGGCACCCTGGAGATCTGGAAGATCAAGAACGGTGGCGGCGGCTGGTCGCACCCGGTCCACGTGCACTTCGAGGAAGGCGTCATCCTCAGCCGGGGTGGCCTGCCGCCGCCGGAATGGGAGAAGTGGGCACGCAAGGACGTCTACCGCATCGGCGAAGACAGCGAGACCCAGCAGGAAGTGGAAATGGCCGTGCACTTCCGCGAGTTCGCCGGCACCTACATGGAGCACTGTCACAACACCCAGCACGAGGACAACTCGATGCTGCTGCGCTGGGACATCGAGCACCCCGGCCAGGTCCAGCTGATGCCCACGCCACTGCCCAGCTGGGACGGCGTGAGCTACGTGGACTCGGTCGCCCTGCCGACCTTCCGCAGCGGTGACGGCACCGGCCAGACCAGTCGCTGA
- a CDS encoding ABC transporter substrate-binding protein, whose translation MVLKKRASAVLAAVILAATGTAAFATENLSFVSWGGTTQDAQKQAWAEPFSEASGIRVVQDGPTDYGKLKAMVESGNVQWDVVDVEADFALRAAAEGLLEPLDFNVIQRDKIDPRFVSDHGVGSFYFSFVLGYNQGKLGGNAPQDWTALFDTTKYPGKRALYKWPSPGVLELALLADGVPADKLYPLDLDRAFKKLDTIKQDIVWWGGGAQSQQLLASGEASLGQFWNGRVYALQQDGAPVGVTWKQNLVMADFLVIPKGAKNKDAAMKFLANASSAKGQAEFANLTAYAPVNVDSVSQLKGDLAPNLPTAYAKDQITLDYAYWAKNGQAIAARWNEWLVK comes from the coding sequence ATGGTGTTGAAAAAACGTGCAAGCGCGGTACTCGCCGCAGTCATCCTGGCCGCGACCGGCACCGCCGCCTTCGCCACCGAGAACCTCAGCTTCGTCAGCTGGGGCGGCACTACCCAGGATGCGCAGAAGCAGGCCTGGGCCGAGCCCTTCAGCGAGGCTAGCGGCATTCGCGTGGTGCAGGACGGCCCGACCGACTACGGCAAGCTGAAGGCCATGGTCGAGAGCGGCAACGTGCAGTGGGACGTGGTGGACGTCGAGGCCGACTTCGCCCTGCGTGCCGCCGCCGAGGGCCTGCTGGAGCCGCTGGACTTCAACGTGATCCAGCGCGACAAGATCGACCCGCGTTTCGTCTCCGACCACGGTGTCGGCTCCTTCTACTTCTCCTTCGTGCTCGGCTACAACCAGGGCAAGCTCGGCGGCAACGCCCCGCAGGACTGGACCGCCCTGTTCGACACCACCAAATACCCCGGCAAGCGCGCCCTCTACAAATGGCCGAGCCCCGGCGTGCTGGAACTGGCCCTGCTGGCTGACGGCGTGCCCGCCGACAAGCTCTATCCGCTGGACCTGGACCGCGCCTTCAAGAAGCTCGACACCATCAAGCAGGACATCGTCTGGTGGGGCGGCGGCGCCCAGTCCCAGCAACTGCTGGCCTCCGGCGAAGCCAGCCTCGGCCAGTTCTGGAACGGCCGCGTCTACGCCCTGCAGCAGGACGGCGCGCCGGTTGGCGTGACCTGGAAGCAGAACCTGGTCATGGCCGATTTCCTGGTGATCCCCAAGGGCGCCAAGAACAAGGACGCGGCCATGAAGTTCCTGGCCAACGCCAGCAGCGCCAAGGGCCAGGCCGAGTTCGCCAACCTAACCGCCTACGCCCCGGTGAACGTCGACAGCGTGAGCCAGCTCAAGGGCGACCTCGCCCCCAACCTGCCCACTGCCTACGCTAAGGATCAGATCACCCTCGACTATGCGTACTGGGCCAAGAACGGCCAGGCTATCGCCGCGCGGTGGAACGAATGGCTGGTCAAGTGA
- a CDS encoding ABC transporter permease yields MAGQVKMAAIPPGSPANAGGGAARASAGSDSKAAPMKRDNQTALRWRGARNLIPALLFLSLFFLAPLIGLLLRGVLEPTPGLGNYEQLFANSAYARVLFNTFAVGGLVTLISLLLGFPLAWVITLVPRGWGRWLLSIVLLSMWTSLLARTYSWLVLLQATGVINKTLMALGIIDQPLEMVHNLTGVVIGMSYIMIPFIVLPLQATMAAIDPMVLQAGSICGASPWTNFFRVFLPLCRPGLFSGGLMVFVMSLGYYVTPALLGGAQNMMLPEFIVQQVQSFLNWGLASAAAALLIAITLALFYVYLKLQPESPVASSTAR; encoded by the coding sequence ATGGCTGGTCAAGTGAAGATGGCGGCCATTCCGCCCGGCTCGCCGGCCAACGCCGGCGGAGGCGCAGCCCGCGCCTCCGCCGGCAGCGACTCGAAGGCTGCGCCGATGAAGCGAGACAACCAGACCGCGCTGCGCTGGCGCGGTGCCCGTAACCTGATCCCGGCCCTGCTGTTCCTCAGCCTGTTCTTCCTTGCACCGCTGATCGGCCTGCTCCTGCGCGGGGTGCTCGAACCCACGCCGGGGCTGGGCAACTACGAACAGCTGTTCGCCAACTCGGCCTACGCCCGCGTGCTGTTCAACACCTTCGCCGTCGGCGGCCTGGTGACCCTGATCAGCCTGCTGCTCGGCTTCCCCCTGGCCTGGGTGATCACCCTGGTGCCCCGTGGCTGGGGGCGCTGGCTGCTGAGCATCGTGCTGCTGTCGATGTGGACCAGCCTGCTGGCGCGCACCTACTCCTGGCTGGTGCTGCTGCAGGCCACCGGCGTCATCAACAAGACGCTGATGGCGTTGGGCATCATCGATCAGCCGCTGGAGATGGTGCACAACCTCACCGGCGTGGTGATCGGCATGAGCTACATCATGATCCCGTTCATCGTGCTGCCCCTGCAGGCCACCATGGCGGCGATCGACCCGATGGTGCTGCAGGCCGGCTCGATCTGCGGCGCCAGCCCCTGGACCAACTTCTTCCGGGTGTTCCTGCCGCTGTGCCGGCCGGGCCTGTTCTCCGGTGGCCTGATGGTCTTCGTCATGTCCCTGGGTTACTACGTCACCCCCGCCCTGCTGGGTGGCGCACAGAACATGATGCTGCCGGAATTCATCGTCCAGCAGGTGCAGTCCTTCCTCAACTGGGGACTGGCCAGCGCCGCCGCGGCGTTGCTGATCGCCATCACCCTGGCGCTGTTCTACGTCTACCTGAAGCTGCAGCCGGAATCCCCGGTGGCTTCGAGTACTGCGAGGTAA
- a CDS encoding ABC transporter ATP-binding protein, with protein MSAVIQDTRENKTLVSLRNLNKHYGDFTAVDNISLDIQDGEFLTFLGSSGSGKSTTLSMLAGFETPSSGEILVDGKSLVNVPSHKRDIGMVFQRYSLFPHLNVRDNIGFPLDIRKQAAGERERRVEAMLKLVQLEQFAQRRPAQLSGGQQQRVAIARALVYEPRILLMDEPLGALDKKLREDLQDELRHLHRRLGITIVYVTHDQEEAMRLSQRIAIFSHGKIVGLGSGFDLYQNPPNAFVASFLGNSNFLKVKAQGNAVASFENQPLAIRPTAGLQNGQDLVLMVRPEKAQVLSPEQAAREPLAAGWNQIQAKVSETVFLGESLTCSVVTAGGTQLTLKELSGATAPLQPGDPVMVRWAAADACVYSEWNESDLVKGAGAH; from the coding sequence ATGAGTGCCGTGATCCAAGACACCCGCGAAAACAAGACCCTGGTCAGCCTGCGCAACCTGAACAAGCACTACGGCGACTTCACCGCTGTGGATAACATTTCCCTGGATATCCAGGACGGCGAGTTCCTCACCTTCCTCGGCTCCAGCGGCTCGGGCAAGAGCACCACCCTGTCGATGCTGGCCGGCTTCGAGACCCCCAGCTCCGGCGAAATCCTGGTGGACGGCAAGTCCCTGGTGAACGTGCCGTCCCACAAGCGCGACATCGGCATGGTGTTCCAGCGCTACTCGCTGTTCCCGCACCTCAACGTGCGCGACAACATCGGCTTCCCCCTGGACATCCGCAAGCAGGCCGCCGGCGAGCGCGAGCGCCGCGTAGAGGCCATGCTCAAGCTGGTGCAGCTGGAGCAGTTCGCCCAACGCCGCCCGGCCCAGCTCTCCGGTGGCCAGCAGCAACGGGTGGCCATCGCCCGGGCGCTGGTGTACGAACCGCGCATCCTGCTGATGGACGAACCCCTCGGCGCCCTGGACAAGAAGCTGCGCGAAGACCTGCAGGACGAGCTGCGTCACCTGCACCGCCGCCTGGGCATCACCATCGTCTACGTCACCCACGACCAGGAAGAAGCCATGCGGCTGTCCCAGCGCATCGCCATCTTCAGCCACGGCAAGATCGTCGGCCTGGGCAGCGGCTTCGACCTCTACCAGAACCCGCCGAATGCCTTCGTCGCCTCCTTCCTCGGCAACTCCAACTTCCTCAAGGTGAAGGCCCAGGGCAACGCGGTGGCCAGCTTCGAGAACCAACCCTTGGCGATCCGCCCCACCGCCGGCCTGCAAAACGGCCAGGACCTGGTGCTGATGGTGCGCCCGGAGAAGGCCCAGGTGCTGAGCCCGGAACAGGCCGCCCGCGAACCGCTGGCCGCCGGCTGGAACCAGATCCAGGCCAAGGTGAGCGAAACCGTGTTCCTTGGCGAAAGCCTGACCTGCAGCGTCGTCACCGCAGGCGGCACCCAGCTGACCCTCAAGGAGCTCTCCGGTGCCACCGCGCCCCTGCAACCGGGCGACCCGGTGATGGTGCGCTGGGCCGCGGCGGATGCCTGCGTGTACAGCGAGTGGAACGAGAGCGACCTGGTCAAGGGCGCCGGGGCGCATTGA
- the ribBA gene encoding bifunctional 3,4-dihydroxy-2-butanone-4-phosphate synthase/GTP cyclohydrolase II: protein MPFDRIEEIIEDFRQGKMVLLVDDEDRENEGDLLLAAQACTPEAINFMAREARGLICLTLTDEHCQRLGLEQMVPANGSAFATAFTVSIEAASGVTTGISAADRAHTVLTAVAPDACADDLVQPGHIFPLRAKEGGVLTRAGHTEAGCDLARLAGFSPAAVIVEVMNDDGTMARRPDLEAFAKKHGIRIGTIADLIHYRLSTEHTVARIGERELPTVHGTFRLVTYEDRIEGGVHMAMVMGEIQRDQPTLVRVHVIDPLRDLVGAEYTGPKNWTLWAALQKVAEAGHGVVVVLANNESSQALLERVPQLTQARRQFSRSQSRIYSEVGTGAQILQDLGVGKLRHLGAPLKYAGLTGYDLEVVETLPFEG, encoded by the coding sequence ATGCCATTCGACCGCATCGAAGAAATCATCGAAGACTTCCGCCAGGGCAAGATGGTCCTGCTGGTGGACGACGAGGACCGCGAGAACGAGGGCGACCTGCTGTTGGCGGCGCAAGCCTGCACCCCTGAAGCAATCAACTTCATGGCCCGCGAGGCTCGGGGCCTGATCTGCCTGACCCTCACCGACGAGCACTGCCAGCGCCTCGGCCTGGAGCAGATGGTGCCGGCCAACGGCAGCGCCTTCGCCACCGCCTTCACCGTCTCCATCGAGGCCGCGAGCGGCGTCACCACCGGCATCTCCGCCGCCGACCGCGCCCACACCGTGCTCACTGCCGTGGCGCCCGATGCCTGCGCCGACGACCTGGTGCAACCCGGCCACATCTTCCCACTGCGGGCCAAGGAAGGCGGCGTGCTGACCCGCGCCGGGCACACCGAGGCGGGCTGCGACCTGGCGCGCCTGGCCGGCTTCAGCCCGGCGGCGGTGATAGTCGAGGTGATGAACGACGACGGCACCATGGCCCGCCGCCCGGACCTGGAAGCCTTCGCCAAGAAGCACGGGATCCGCATCGGCACCATCGCCGACCTGATCCACTACCGCCTCAGCACCGAGCACACAGTGGCGCGCATCGGCGAGCGCGAACTGCCCACGGTGCACGGCACCTTCCGCCTGGTGACCTATGAAGACCGCATCGAAGGCGGCGTGCACATGGCCATGGTGATGGGCGAGATCCAGCGCGACCAGCCGACCCTGGTGCGGGTCCACGTGATCGACCCGCTGCGCGACCTGGTGGGCGCCGAATACACCGGGCCGAAGAACTGGACCCTCTGGGCCGCCCTGCAGAAGGTGGCCGAGGCCGGCCACGGCGTGGTGGTGGTGCTGGCCAACAACGAGTCCTCCCAGGCCCTGCTGGAGCGGGTGCCGCAGCTGACCCAGGCGCGCCGCCAGTTCAGCCGCTCGCAGTCGCGCATCTACTCCGAGGTGGGCACCGGCGCGCAGATCCTCCAGGACCTCGGCGTAGGCAAGCTGCGCCACCTGGGCGCGCCGCTGAAGTACGCCGGCCTGACCGGCTACGACCTGGAAGTGGTGGAGACCCTGCCGTTCGAGGGTTGA
- a CDS encoding DUF1330 domain-containing protein: MKAYWIAHVDVTDPERYAEYTRRAPAAFAKYGGKLLARGGRSEAMEGRATPQRSVVIEFDSYDQAQACYRSADYQEACGYRQGVARAEVIIVEGVEP; this comes from the coding sequence ATGAAGGCTTACTGGATCGCCCACGTGGATGTCACCGACCCGGAACGCTATGCCGAGTACACCCGTCGCGCCCCGGCCGCGTTCGCCAAGTATGGCGGCAAGTTGCTGGCCCGAGGCGGCCGTTCGGAAGCCATGGAGGGCCGCGCGACGCCCCAGCGCAGCGTGGTGATCGAGTTCGATTCCTACGACCAGGCCCAGGCCTGCTACCGCTCGGCGGACTACCAGGAGGCCTGTGGATATCGCCAGGGGGTGGCGCGGGCGGAGGTGATCATCGTGGAGGGGGTCGAGCCGTAG
- a CDS encoding ABC transporter permease produces MLLSPNAMGLRLRIGLYLTTGAIAAFLLLPILFIVLLSFGSSQWLVFPPPGWTLKWYGQFFSNADWMDAALASLKVAVLTTVCAVALGLPTAFALVRGKFPGREFFYALFTLPMIVPLVIIAVAVYALFLKLGYTGTLFSFVVSHVIVALPFTIISIINSLKLFDQSIEDAAVICGASRLQAVMKVTFPAIRPGMMAGALFAFLVSWDEVVLSVMMASPTLQTLPVKMWTTLRQDLTPVIAVASTLLIGLSVLVMLIAAVLRRRNPASA; encoded by the coding sequence ATGCTGCTGTCACCCAACGCCATGGGCCTGCGCCTGCGCATCGGCCTCTACCTCACCACCGGGGCGATAGCGGCCTTCCTGCTGCTGCCGATCCTGTTCATCGTGCTGCTGTCGTTCGGCTCCTCCCAGTGGCTGGTGTTCCCGCCGCCGGGCTGGACGCTGAAGTGGTACGGCCAGTTCTTCTCCAATGCCGACTGGATGGACGCGGCGCTCGCCAGCCTCAAGGTCGCCGTGCTGACCACCGTCTGCGCCGTGGCCCTGGGCCTGCCCACCGCGTTTGCCCTGGTGCGCGGCAAGTTCCCCGGCCGGGAGTTCTTCTACGCCCTGTTCACCCTGCCGATGATCGTGCCCCTGGTGATCATCGCCGTGGCCGTGTACGCCCTGTTCCTCAAGCTCGGCTACACCGGGACGCTGTTCTCCTTCGTGGTCAGCCACGTAATAGTCGCCCTGCCCTTCACCATCATCTCGATCATCAACTCGCTGAAGCTGTTCGATCAGTCCATCGAGGATGCCGCGGTGATCTGCGGTGCCTCGCGGCTGCAGGCGGTGATGAAGGTGACCTTCCCGGCGATCCGCCCCGGCATGATGGCCGGCGCCCTGTTCGCCTTCCTGGTCTCCTGGGATGAAGTGGTGCTGAGCGTGATGATGGCCAGCCCGACCCTGCAGACCCTGCCCGTGAAAATGTGGACCACCCTGCGCCAGGACCTGACCCCGGTGATCGCCGTCGCCTCGACGCTGCTGATCGGCCTGTCCGTCCTGGTGATGCTGATAGCCGCCGTGCTGCGCCGGCGCAACCCTGCAAGCGCCTGA